Genomic window (Paraglaciecola psychrophila 170):
AGGAATCTGAAGAGGAATATTATGACAACTCGTAAAAAAGCAGAATCGCTCACCTTTGAACAATCTATGCTGGAACTAGAAGCACTAGTGACAAAAATGGAGCAAGGAGATTTGCCTCTGGAAGACGCATTACAAAATTTTGAGCGCGGTATTGTGCTAGCCAGACATAGCCAACAAAAATTAAAAGATGCAGAACAAAAAGTTCAAATTCTTACCACTAAAAATGGGCAGCAAACTTTAGACGTATTTGAACCTGATAATTAATGAATTTAAGCACCTTTCAACAAGCGAGCCGCGACAGGGTTAATTCAATCCTGAGTCAAGCCATCAATGCTTTACCTGAACATTCAGAAAAGCTTAAACAAGCTATGGAATACGCATTACTAATAGGTGGTAAACGAATGCGCCCCTTTTTAGTTTATGCCACAGGTAAAATGCTTTCCGTCCAAGAAAAAGATCTTGATGGTCCCGCAGCTGCGATAGAAGCAATCCATGCCTATTCACTTATCCATGATGACTTACCCGCTATGGATAATGATGACCTAAGACGGGGGCATCCAACCTGTCATATTCAATTTGATGAAGCCATTGCCATATTAGCTGGTGATGCCTTACAGACTTTGGCATTTGAAATATTGTGCGATTACCCGCTTTCAAATACACTGGGAATCAAACGTATTGAATTAGTCAAAATTATTAGTCAAGCAGCTGGTTACAATGGTATGTGCGGAGGCCAAGCGATGGACTTGGCTGCGACTGGCCAACATATCACCCAAAAACAGTTAGAAGACCTGCACGACAAAAAAACAGGTTCTCTGCTGAGTGCTTGTGTTGAGATGACTATCGCTTTGGCTGTAAATATCACCCCACAAAGTCGTCAACATTTAATGCGTTTTGCTAAAATTATAGGCTTGGCATTTCAAGTCCAGGACGATATTTTAGATGTGGTCAGCGACTCTACAGTGCTAGGAAAACCACAAGGTTCTGACCAAGCACAGAACAAAAGCACCTATCCTGCTATGCTAGGATTAGAACAAGCACAAGCTTACCTGGAAGATCTACATCAACAAGCGCTTCAAGCTTTGCGCGCTTTGCCTTACAATACCCAAATGTTGGTGTCTTTTACCGACTTTGTTATCCACCGTACTAACTAGATAAATATGTACAAGTGGCCAAATAAATAAACTTAATTAGTTGATACTCTTTAATGACCCTAGATATTGCTCACTACCCAATCCTCGCTCAAGCTGATACACCAGAACAGTTAAGAGAGTTATCACAAGATAAACTTAAGCAGCTAAGTACTGAATTACGTCAATACTTATTAACCAGCGTGAGCCAAAGTAGTGGACATTTTGCCTCGGGATTAGGCACGGTCGAGCTGACAGTTGCTTTGCATTATGTGTACAACACCCCTTTTGATCGCCTGTTATGGGATGTGGGCCATCAAGCCTACCCCCACAAAATTTTAACCGGTCGCCGTAAACGTATGCCGACCATCCGTAAAAAAGGTGGCTTACATCCTTTCCCATGGCCGCCAGAAAGCGAATATGACACCTTTGCTGTAGGCCATTCATCTACCTCTATTAGTGCCGCTTTAGGCATGGCAGTCGCGGCAGAAAAAGAAGCGCAAGGTAGAAAAGTGGTGGCAGTAATTGGTGATGGTGCCATGACCGCAGGCATGGCCTTTGAAGCATTGAACCATGGTGGAGATATCAGTAAAGATTTATTAGTGGTGTTAAATGACAATGAGATGTCGATATCAGAAAATGTCGGCGCCCTAAATAGTCACTTGGCCAGATTATTAACAGGTACTTTTTTTAACTCTATCCGCGATGGTGGTAAAAAATTACTGAGTAATGTTCCACCAATAAAGGAATTTGCCAGCCGTGCTGAAGAACATATCAAAGGCATGGTGGTTCCCGGTACTATTTTTGAAGAATTGGGATTTAAATATATCGGACCAATAGACGGTCATGACGTGAATGGCGTAGTGGACACGCTTCGTAATATGCGCAACATCAAAGGTCCACAAATTCTTCATGTAGTAACCAAAAAAGGCAAAGGGTACGAGTCAGCCGAACAAGATCCCATTAAGTTTCATGCAGTGCCTAAGTTCAATCCAAGTGATCAAGCTCTGCCCAAAGCAGCGCCCAGCAACCCAACTTTTTCAGCTATATTTGGTGATTGGTTATGCGATATGGCCGCACGGGATTCTAAATTAATGGCCGTCACACCCGCTATGCGTGAGGGTTCTGGCATGGTCAAATTTTCCCAGCAGTATCCATCACAATATTTTGATGTAGCAATTGCTGAACAACACGCAGTCACCTTTGCTGCGGGTCTTGCCAAAGAAGGTCTGAATGCGGTAGTAGCTATTTATTCCACCTTCTTGCAACGAGCCTACGACCAGCTTATTCATGATGTGGCAATACAAAACTTACCAGTTTTGTTTGCCATAGACCGCGCAGGACTTGTGGGCGCTGATGGCCCTACTCACCAAGGTGCGTTTGATATTGCATTTTTACGCTGTATCCCCAACATGGTGATCATGGTACCAGCCGATGAGAATGAATGCCGTCAGATGTTATTCACAGGGCACAAGCTACAAAAGCCTGCAGCTGTCAGATATCCAAGAGGATCAGCTACTGGTGTAGTGCCTGAGAAACAAATGACTGCCCTTGAGTTAGGAAAAAGTCGCACTATAAGAAACGGCGAGAAGGTCGCGATTCTTAACTTTGGTATTTTGTTGCCCTACGCCCAAGAAGCGGCAGAAAAAATCAATGCAACCATCATTGATATGCGTTTTGTTAAACCTTTAGATACCGACATTATTAACCAACTCGCAGCAACCCACGGTTTGTTTGTAAGCATTGAAGACGGCGCCATTATAGGCGGTGCAGGCAGTGCAGTAGCTGAATACTTAATGTCTTCCAAACATACCAGTAGACTATTGCAACTTGGCCTACCTGATGAATTTATTATGCAAGGTACCCAACAAGAGATGTATGTTGAACTAGGTTTAGATGCAGCGGGTATATTGGGTAGAATTGATGAGTTTTATAAATAATTATTATGCCTAGGTTTAGTATTAAATATTACTATTACGGATATTTCGTAACATAAAGCATGCGCTGACGCTTACTGGCATCCTTGCCATTTTTGACTCAGGTCCCTTCGAGCCAGTTACTCTTTTTTCTACAGCAAAAAAAGAGTAACCAGAAAAATAGCCGCTCGAGGGCAATACTCTTCATCCAACTATTACTTCAATTTAGCAGGTCGCGCTGAGCCGTTCCAGACGGCGCACCGCTCAATCGCCTGTCCCGCGCGGCGTCCGCATGGCGATTGCCCTACTAAATTGAAGTAATAGTCGGCGAGCCTTGAGTCGAGGGTAAGTCAAAAGCATCGGCTTTGCCGACTAAGAAGCCTTCTACCTATATTCTAATAGGGAGTTATGATGGCTGTCCCCCGCAAACCTAGTTATTCTAAAAAAAGTTAACTAGGAAGCGCTTTTAACTCAGCTCTGTCTTAATTAAAAGGATTCAAGCTTGTGCCATATTTTTGCTTTATCCACTTTACTTGTTTTTCAATCAATGAAGAAATTTCAGGGCTTCCGGGTAGCGGATAGTCTTCAGGGTTATACCTACCTAAGGTCGACTGCTTTAACAATAAAAACCTATGTTGCCAATAGCGATAATGGTGTTTTAAGGTTATCTGTAACCCCTGCTCATAGACAGTTTCGAACTCTTGGCTACCTATTATCTTTAGAAATCGCGCATAAAAATAAAGAGCTTACACATAATAAAATTTAATATGGCTTAAGTCTGGTAATGCTGATTGATAATGACTAAAGATTCTATCATGCAATTCGGTATTGCTATTTTCAGCAAGCAATTTATGCTCATATGAAAATGCATACATAAGCTTTTTTAAACCTCTAGTAAAAGGATTTACATTAACTAATTTGTCTATCAATTCATAACTTACATACACGTCGCGAGACTTAATATAGGTTAAAGTTACTCTTTGTATATGCTGATTTTCGTGCAGCCCTTGAATACCCTTATCTATCTGATTAATGTCTATAGCATCATGTAAATAACTTTGTGCCTCGAAGTAATCCTGATCTGCTTTAACTAAACTCAGAAATGGTTCAACATTCATTGCAATTTGAACTAACACTGAACCTACAACATGATATTTGTATGTATCAAACTCTAAATCGTGCAAAGCTCTGTTGAAAACATAGCCTTCCATTGAATATAAATGTTGTGCCTTATAGTAAACAATGAGTTCAAGCACTCGACCTCTTTTATACTTTCCATCAATAGCCATTTACCTTATTAGTCGGCAACGCCGATGCTCTTGATTTACCCTCGACTCAAAGCTCGCCAATTATAAGGTGAATTTAGTAGGGCAATTTGCAGGGACGCAAATTGAGTTTGCCATTGCCGGGAGCAAGTGCAAACGACCTGCGAAATTTGCCTAATAATTGGAAGAAGAGCATTGCCATCGAGCGGCTTTTTTTGCCTACTTTTTTTAGCTGCAGCAAAAAAGTAGGTTGGACGAAGGGATTCATTTTAAAAATGGCATGGGTGCCAGTGTACCGCAAGGCACATGCTTTAAATATCAATATTAACAGGCCTCATAATTAGCAGGACACACAGGTTAAATTAACAGGAGGTGACTAAAATTCGCAGGTCAGTTTAGGGCTATAAAATTGCGTAATCTTTTTATATTGCTCTGGGTTATGCCATTCTTTACGAACGTTACAGATATAAGGGTAGTAGGTGTTTACAAATCCTTGTGCATCGGTATCGAAAAATTGCCCCGACACTTTTTCTTCACATAAATCCAATTCACGGCACAAAATTATTTGTTCATAAAAAGTAAAAATTTGCTCCAATTCACCATTTAACTTATCTTCATTAATCTGCTTTAATATTTCTCTTTCGTATCGTGCTGATAAGTCTTCGGCTCTTAAAGCGGGATCTTGTAACGTTTCATTAAGTTGTTCAGAGCGTTTGGCCATAGATTCGGTGATTTTTAATCTAGCCTCTACATGCATTTTATTATAAAGATACCGATCTGCAAAAGCCATCGAACACACAACACCCCGCAGATTTATATTCTAAGTATTCATAAATAACAAACGAATCACCTATCAGCACTGACAACACCGCCACCGAAGTTTCAGCTACCTGCAGATGTATTTATTGACCAGTCGTTTAATACAAACAGGGAGGATAACTAGATGAGGATATTAAGTTGTAATAAAAAATAATAAGAACCTGACCATCTGCGTTTTATCCTAGTAACCATTGAGCTAATACATGGAAAATTAATAATACAGGTAACAGGTTTAATATCAGTGACATAATAATGATTCATTATTAAAAAAAGTCTAAGATTTACTGCAACTCTGTGATTTGAAGGTAGCCCTGAAGCTAAAACCACCCCATAACTAAACCAAATTGTATGCCCGCAAGAGCAAATAAACCCGCCAATACATCATCAATCATGATGCCAAAGCCGCCGTGAACATGTTTATCTAAGTAGCTAATAGGCCAAGGTTTTAATATATCAAAAAATCGGAATAGCATAAAACCAACCAGCACTGTTTGCCAGCTCAGGGGTACTGCAAGCATAGTGATTAACATGCCTGCGACTTCATCCCAAACGATAGAGGAGTCGTCATGCACACCCATGTCTTCTGCGGTTTTTCCACAGATCCAGATGCCAAACACACACACTAGTATTGTGACAATCAAATAAACGGAAAAACTAGAGAAATGAGATAACAGCACAACTAAGGGCAAAGCAGCTAACGTACCGAATGTACCTGGCATTTTTGCAGCTAAACCGCTACCAAATCCAAACGCCAAAAAGTGAACAGGATTAAGTAAGCTCACTCGGCTGCGTATTTGTTTATCCATTGCAGTGCCTCTCTTTGGTTGAGGTAACTAGAAGTGTTCGTAACCTTTGGCGCTATATTCATAAGGTTTGTCAGCTTGACGTAACTGTAACTTACCTGCAGAGCCGTTTAGTTGACCAATATAGGTCGCATGCACATTAGCATTGGCTAAGGTTGTCTCTAAATGGCCTTTTTGTTCTTCACTCACCGTGAATAATAACTCGTAATCATCCCCAGCACTTAAGGCATAACTGATCGCTTGAGAATAAGTCACAGATTCTTTTAGGGCTGGAGACAATGGCAATTTATCAACATGTATTGTGGCACCACACTGAGACGCATTTAGAATGTGTTTAATATCAGCGATCAAACCATCGGATATATCGATACAAGCACTGGCAATACGCCTAAGGCTGTTACCAACCAATAACCTTGGGGTGGGATAATTCAAGCGATTCAGCAAAAACGCTTGATTAAGCGGATTGCTCACTACACACTTTTTTTGCGCTATATGCAAACCTAATCCTGCATCACCCAATGTACCAGTGACATAAAGCGAATCACCTGGTTTAGCCTTACTTCTTGTCAGAGCTTGGTCAAAGGGCACAAATCCTTGCGCCGTGATGGTTATAGCTAGAGGTCCCTTAACAGTATCACCGCCAATCAATTGCACCGAGTAATATTTAGAGTGTTGTTGCAAACCATTTGAAAAAGCTTCAAGCCAAGTTTCATCAACCTCAGGCATACTCAAAGATAAACTAATCCAAGCGGGTTCTGCACCCATGGCGGCCAAATCGCTTAAATTTACGGCCATGGCTTTTTGCGCTATCGCGTGGGCAGGCGTGTCTGGTAAGAAATGCACGCCACTAATCAAGGTATCGGTGGTAGTGACTAAGGCTTGACCTTGAGGGATATGAGTGACAGCACCATCATCACCAATGCCAATTATCACGTCTTTACGCTGAATACTTTTTGCTTTGAAAAAGTCTTCAATCACATTAAATTCTTTCACAGTTACTACTTTTATTTAAATCAGTGAGAGAAAGTTGTCCGCAACCTATTTGCTAGGGTTAGGACAACTCATCTTTACGCAGGGTCTTTATCGCTTTGTCCAACACACCATTAATAAATTTATGGCTTTCTTCTGCACCAAAAGATTTAGCTAACTCGATGGCTTCATTGATAACAACTTTATAAGGGACATCAATTCTAGCAACAAGCTCGTAAGTAGCAATTCTAAGAATCGCTTTTTCTACGGGATCTAGCTCCTCAGGCAGGCGCCCAAGGTAAGGTTTCATTTTTTTGTCTATTTCTGCACAGTCTTTTACAACGGCTCGCAATAATTCCAAAAAATACTCAGTATCCACTTTTTTCATATCGTTACTGGTGACGATACTAAGCTCTATTTGTTCGACAGGATTTTTGCTCATTTGCCAAGAATAAACCGCTTGTACTGCAAATTCTCTGGCTAGACGGCGGGCTTTAGGTTTCAACTATTTAGCCTCTTCAATATTAGCTAATACATTAACCATTTCTAGTGCACTAATAGCAGCTTCTGCGCCTTTGTTACCAGCTTTAGTGCCAGAACGTTCGATAGCTTGTTCAATACTATCAGTAGTGATTACGCCAAAAGAAACAGGAATACCATGATCGTAAGAGACTTGCGCTAAACCTTTATTACATTCGCCAGCGACAAACTCAAAGTGAGGTGTTCCACCACGTATAACTGCACCAAGGGCAATAATGGCATCATATTTGTTTTGTTCGGCAAGTTTTTTCGCTGCGATGGGTAGTTCGTAAGCACCTGGCACACGCACTAAAGTAATATCTTGTTCGTTTACTTCACCATGTCGTTCAAGGGCATCTAGAGCACCATCGACAAGGCTTTCAACAACAAAACCGTTGAAACGTGAAACCACTAGAGCAAACTTTTTGCCTGTTGCGCGAATGTTCCCTCAAATAATATTCATTTTTAACCTTTCTGGGAAATCCGGGGCGCCTTTAGCACATCGTAAATGGGAATTTGTGGAATTTTAATTTTTAAATTTTCGATGTATCCACCACTTCTAATCCATAGCCTGACAAGGCATGGTTTTTTTGGGTTGGCTCATCAAACGCATTTTTTAAACACATAAGCTGGCTAATATTTGACTACCTACACCGACCGGTCTAGATGAGCCAGTCCATGGGGCATTAGCGGTTTTCTCGCCATTATCTTCTGCTTCAAATTGTTTGACCTGGGTCAGTAAATCTTCATCTTTACCTAGCAGCACTAAAACACCACCATTATCAGCAATATATTTAATGGCTTGTGGCAACCCCATACTTCGTGAAATAGCCCGTTGAGAACCTAATAAATCACTAAAACTATTCAGCAAATGCACTCTCACCAAAGTAGGCACATCACTATTAATCTCACCTTTGCACATAGCAAAGTGTACTTGGTTATCAATCACATCTTTATAAGTAACTAAATCAAATTCACCGTACTCTGTGGGAAGTTTACACTTAGCAACCTGCTGAATAGTGGTTTCATTCAAATTTCTATATTCGATTAAATCAGCGATAGTACCAATTTTCATGTCATGTTTGGCTGCGAAGACTTCCAACTCTGGACGCCTGGCCATACTGCCGTCTTCGTTGAGTATTTCAACTATTACAGAAGCAGGCTCACAACCTGCGAGACGAGCCAAGTCTATACCTGCTTCAGTATGTCCTGCACGGTTTAGCACCCCCCCCTCTTTACCAATTAATGGGAAAATATGTCCCGGTTGCACAATGTTGCTAGGGTTTGCATCTTTTGCTACTGCCGCCAATACAGTTTTGGCCCGGTCTGACGCTGAAATTCCTGTCGTAACACACTTCTGCCGCTTCAATAGAGACAGTGAAGTTGGTTGAAAATTGAGCGCTATTGTCATCTACCATCAAGGGTAAGTTGAGCGCTTGGCAGCGCTCAGCAGTCATGGGTAAACACACCAAACCCCGAGCATGAGTCACCATGAAATTAATAGCTTCGGGTGTAACATATTCGGCAGCCATAATAAGGTCGCCTTCGTTTTCCCTATCTTCATCATCCATTAAGATAACCATTTTACCTTGACGGATATCTTCAATTATCTCTTCACTGCTATTTAATGGCATAGTTTATTGTCTTCTTTTTAATTTTATTGAGGGCATCGTTTTTACCCTTGGGACAAGCACCTTTCGGTGACCTTATTTACTTCAAATAGCCGTTTTCTGCTAAAAACGCCATACTGATATCTTTTTTACCATCTTGACTTGAGGGCTCTGCCGCTTTGTCACCTAACATTAACCTTTCAATGTAACGGGCGATTACATCCACTTCTAAATTAACCTTAGTACCTAATTTATATAGTCCGATAATAGTTTCTTTCAAGCTATGAGGAATTAATGTCAGTAAAAATTTAGCACCATTTACTTGATTCACAGTTAGGCTCACACCATCCAACGTGCTCGAGCCTTTTCAGCCAAATATTTTGCTAGTTGAACGGGTGCTTTAATCCAAATCTCCACATAACGGCCAACAGGTGCAATAGATAATATCTCACCTACACCGTCCACATGGCCACTCACATAATGCCCACAAACAACTGTTAGCTTGCAATGCTTTCTCAAGGTTAACCTTACTACCTGCCTGATAGCTGGCAAAACCAGTACGTTTAATGGTCTTATGTGATATGTCAGCGCTAAATCCACTTTTCGACATAGCGACTACCGTTAAACAAACTCCATTATTAGCAATACTATCACCTAAAGAGACATAACTCATATCCAACTTGTCGGTTTTAATTGACAACCTTATGTCCGTGCCAGAGGGTGTCAAGGCTTCAATAGTATCCACATCCTCTATAATTCCGGTAAACATAATCTCTCAATAAATTTGTTCAACGTTACATTAATGTTTTAATTATTAATCAGCGCAGTCATTTTAATATCACTACCCACTTGCCTAATATCGGTCCAAGTAAGCTCAATTACCTCATCCATTACTTCAATCGGTATGCTGTCAAACAGATTTTGACCAGCACCTCCTATAAGTTTGGGCGCTTGATATAAAATCAATTCATCAATCAGTTTATTTTGTAACAACGCACCGGCGAGTTTGCCTCCCGCTTCAACCCAAATGTTATTTAGTTGCATCTCACCTAACTTGGTCATCACTTTATTTAAGTCTAACTTATTGCCAATAAAAGGCGCTTGCCATTGACTCACATGCTGTTCAAATAAGTGTTCGCTTGGCTGTCCATTAACAAGTAAAACATTGCCAGCAAGATTGTTTTCAAATGATCGCAAACAATTTAAAGAGGCAGGTAACTGATTGCGTCCGTCCAACAAAACCCGCAAAGGTTGTCGCAAGTCTTTTTGTGCTAACACATCATCATTTAAATTAAGCTCAGAATAACGCACATTCAACATCGGGTTATCTGCTATTACTGTACCAGAACCCGATAAAATAGCGCAGCTACGCGCTCGATGTCTTTGTACATCTTGCCTTGCCTGTGGACCGGTAATCCACTGACTTATGCCATTTTTTAAAGCCGTTTTACCATCTAAACTAGCGGCTAACTTAACGGTGACCCAGGGTAGACCTGTTCGCATACGTTTAATAAAACCACGGTTAAGTTGTTCCGCACTTGCTTGCAATAAACCATGTTCGGTTTTTATACCTGCTTCTTGTAGCTTAATTAAACCCTTTCCAGACACCACAGGATTAGGATCAACCATAGCCGCCACGACCCTAGTTACACCGGCCTCTATTAAGGCATCAGCACAAGGTGGAGTCTTACCATAATGACTACAAGGCTCTAGAGTGACGTAAGCAGTAGCACCCTTGGAAAACTCACCAGCTTGTTGCAAAGCGTGCACTTCAGCATGAGGCGCTCCTGCTTTTTTATGCCAGCCTTCGCCTAAAATGACACCTTGCCTGTCGCTGATAACACATCCCACATTAGGATTAGGAGAAGTGGTATATTCACCGCATTTAGCTAATTGAATAGCGCGGGCCATCATTTGATGATCTATTTTAGAAAATTCAGTCACAAGTTACCAATAAATAAAAGAAAAACAGTATAGAAAAACAATTAAAAACAATCACCAGTGCAGACTTTAATCGCCTAGCCGCGCAATCTCTTCACCAAATTCGCGGATATCTTCAAACGAACGATATACGGACGCAAAACGCACATAAGCAATCTTATCTAGTTCTTTCAATGCATCCATAATCAAATTGCCCAGAAATTCACTACTGACTTCGCGCTCACCAGTAGCACGTAACGAAGATTTCAGACGACTGATACACTGCTCGACTTGTTCTGTACTAACAGGGCGCTTTTCTAGGGCACGCTGCAAGCCGGCCCGCAATTTATCTTCGTTAAAAGGTTCACGAGAACCGTCGCGTTTGACTATCCGAGGCATCACTAATTCTGCCACTTCAAAAGTCGTAAAACGTTCTTTACATACCGTACACTCTCTTCTACGTCTCACTTGGCTGCCATCAGCTACCAGACGGGAATCGATGACTTTAGTTTCTTGTACAGAACAAAATGGGCAAAACATAAATGACTCCAAATTTGAGTAGTGAATTTGCTTAAATTAACAAAATTCCACTGCTAGTCATACTATAAGCAATAAAAAGCAATAAAAAAGCCGACTTTCGCCGGCTTCCGTGTGTCAATATAGATATTACTTAGGCGTAAACAGGGAATTGCTCACACAACGCAACCACTTCACCTTTGACACGTTTAATGACAGATTCATCATTAATATTATCCAATACATCACAAATCCAGTTTGCCACCTGTTTTGCTTGTTCTTCTTTAAAACCACGACGAGTAATGGCGGGTGAACCAAGACGTAATCCACTGGTGACGAAAGGTGAACGAGGATCGTTTGGCACTGAGTTTTTATTAACAGTGATGTTGGCGTTGCCAAGGGCAGCATCCGCATCTTTACCTGAGTACTCTTTACCAATTAAATCCAATAAGAATAAATGGTTTTCTGTACCACCAGAAACCACCTTGTGCCCACGCTCTTGTATCACCGCAGCCATAGCTTTGGCATTAAGTACCACTTGCTGTTGATAAACTTTAAACTCAGGCTCTAAGGCTTCTTTAAAAGCCACCGCTTTTGCAGCAATCACATGGCACAAAGGACCGCCTTGGTTGCCAGGAAATACAGAACTATTCAGTTTTTTATAAATTGCTTCGTCACCACAAGCCGATAAAATCAAACCGCCGCGAGGCCCTGCTAGAGTTTTATGGGTAGTCGTGGTCACAACATGGGCATGAGGAAGCGGACTAGGATAGACACCAGCAGCAACCAAGCCTGCAACGTGAGCCATATCTACTAACAAATACGCATCGACTTTATCCGCTATTTCGCGAAATTTCTGCCAATCAACAATGCCTGAATAGGCTGAGAAACCTGCAATTATCATTTTAGGTTTATGCTCAATGGCTAAGGCTTCAACTTGTGCCATATCGATTTCGCCGGTTTCAGGATGTAATCCGTATTGAACAGCGTTATATGTTTTACCCGAGAAATTCACATGTGAACCGTGAGTTAAATGACCACCGTGGGCTAAACTCATACCTAATACTGTATCGCCTGCATTGATTAAAGCCATAAACACAGCAGTGTTGGCTTGTGAACCAGCATGTGGTTGCACGTTGGCGTAATCACAACCAAATAATTGTTTAGCCCGTTCTATGGCTAAATCTTCAGCAATATCTACATATTCACAACCGCCGTAATAACGCTTGTGTGGGTAGCCTTCCGCGTATTTATTGGTTAACTGAGAACCTTGAGCTTCTAATACACGTGGGCTGCAATAGTTTTCAGAAGCGATCAGCTCGATGTGTTGCTCCTGACGTTGGTTTTCATTTTGAATTGCTTGAAACAATTCTGGGTCAAAATCAGCAATATTCATGTCACGTGTTAGCATCACTTTTCCTCAAGATTAGCGGTAATTAAAATTAGGATAAACACCCCCTAAATAAGCAGCGCATAGTTTAGTTATTTTAAATAATTTGTATAGTGGCATTGTGGTATGAGAAACAACCAAAAGTTGTAACGCTTTATGCACAAGGATTTCTCATTTGCTATAGTGCTTCTATCGTTCCCGGAAAGTTCACACCAATTTGCTTGCGGATATTATCCATTACATTTAGCA
Coding sequences:
- the xseB gene encoding exodeoxyribonuclease VII small subunit; this encodes MTTRKKAESLTFEQSMLELEALVTKMEQGDLPLEDALQNFERGIVLARHSQQKLKDAEQKVQILTTKNGQQTLDVFEPDN
- the ispA gene encoding (2E,6E)-farnesyl diphosphate synthase; translation: MNLSTFQQASRDRVNSILSQAINALPEHSEKLKQAMEYALLIGGKRMRPFLVYATGKMLSVQEKDLDGPAAAIEAIHAYSLIHDDLPAMDNDDLRRGHPTCHIQFDEAIAILAGDALQTLAFEILCDYPLSNTLGIKRIELVKIISQAAGYNGMCGGQAMDLAATGQHITQKQLEDLHDKKTGSLLSACVEMTIALAVNITPQSRQHLMRFAKIIGLAFQVQDDILDVVSDSTVLGKPQGSDQAQNKSTYPAMLGLEQAQAYLEDLHQQALQALRALPYNTQMLVSFTDFVIHRTN
- the dxs gene encoding 1-deoxy-D-xylulose-5-phosphate synthase — protein: MTLDIAHYPILAQADTPEQLRELSQDKLKQLSTELRQYLLTSVSQSSGHFASGLGTVELTVALHYVYNTPFDRLLWDVGHQAYPHKILTGRRKRMPTIRKKGGLHPFPWPPESEYDTFAVGHSSTSISAALGMAVAAEKEAQGRKVVAVIGDGAMTAGMAFEALNHGGDISKDLLVVLNDNEMSISENVGALNSHLARLLTGTFFNSIRDGGKKLLSNVPPIKEFASRAEEHIKGMVVPGTIFEELGFKYIGPIDGHDVNGVVDTLRNMRNIKGPQILHVVTKKGKGYESAEQDPIKFHAVPKFNPSDQALPKAAPSNPTFSAIFGDWLCDMAARDSKLMAVTPAMREGSGMVKFSQQYPSQYFDVAIAEQHAVTFAAGLAKEGLNAVVAIYSTFLQRAYDQLIHDVAIQNLPVLFAIDRAGLVGADGPTHQGAFDIAFLRCIPNMVIMVPADENECRQMLFTGHKLQKPAAVRYPRGSATGVVPEKQMTALELGKSRTIRNGEKVAILNFGILLPYAQEAAEKINATIIDMRFVKPLDTDIINQLAATHGLFVSIEDGAIIGGAGSAVAEYLMSSKHTSRLLQLGLPDEFIMQGTQQEMYVELGLDAAGILGRIDEFYK
- a CDS encoding phosphatidylglycerophosphatase A family protein, translated to MDKQIRSRVSLLNPVHFLAFGFGSGLAAKMPGTFGTLAALPLVVLLSHFSSFSVYLIVTILVCVFGIWICGKTAEDMGVHDDSSIVWDEVAGMLITMLAVPLSWQTVLVGFMLFRFFDILKPWPISYLDKHVHGGFGIMIDDVLAGLFALAGIQFGLVMGWF
- the thiL gene encoding thiamine-phosphate kinase, yielding MKEFNVIEDFFKAKSIQRKDVIIGIGDDGAVTHIPQGQALVTTTDTLISGVHFLPDTPAHAIAQKAMAVNLSDLAAMGAEPAWISLSLSMPEVDETWLEAFSNGLQQHSKYYSVQLIGGDTVKGPLAITITAQGFVPFDQALTRSKAKPGDSLYVTGTLGDAGLGLHIAQKKCVVSNPLNQAFLLNRLNYPTPRLLVGNSLRRIASACIDISDGLIADIKHILNASQCGATIHVDKLPLSPALKESVTYSQAISYALSAGDDYELLFTVSEEQKGHLETTLANANVHATYIGQLNGSAGKLQLRQADKPYEYSAKGYEHF
- the nusB gene encoding transcription antitermination factor NusB encodes the protein MKPKARRLAREFAVQAVYSWQMSKNPVEQIELSIVTSNDMKKVDTEYFLELLRAVVKDCAEIDKKMKPYLGRLPEELDPVEKAILRIATYELVARIDVPYKVVINEAIELAKSFGAEESHKFINGVLDKAIKTLRKDELS
- the ribH gene encoding 6,7-dimethyl-8-ribityllumazine synthase; its protein translation is MRATGKKFALVVSRFNGFVVESLVDGALDALERHGEVNEQDITLVRVPGAYELPIAAKKLAEQNKYDAIIALGAVIRGGTPHFEFVAGECNKGLAQVSYDHGIPVSFGVITTDSIEQAIERSGTKAGNKGAEAAISALEMVNVLANIEEAK
- the ribD gene encoding bifunctional diaminohydroxyphosphoribosylaminopyrimidine deaminase/5-amino-6-(5-phosphoribosylamino)uracil reductase RibD, with the protein product MTEFSKIDHQMMARAIQLAKCGEYTTSPNPNVGCVISDRQGVILGEGWHKKAGAPHAEVHALQQAGEFSKGATAYVTLEPCSHYGKTPPCADALIEAGVTRVVAAMVDPNPVVSGKGLIKLQEAGIKTEHGLLQASAEQLNRGFIKRMRTGLPWVTVKLAASLDGKTALKNGISQWITGPQARQDVQRHRARSCAILSGSGTVIADNPMLNVRYSELNLNDDVLAQKDLRQPLRVLLDGRNQLPASLNCLRSFENNLAGNVLLVNGQPSEHLFEQHVSQWQAPFIGNKLDLNKVMTKLGEMQLNNIWVEAGGKLAGALLQNKLIDELILYQAPKLIGGAGQNLFDSIPIEVMDEVIELTWTDIRQVGSDIKMTALINN
- the nrdR gene encoding transcriptional regulator NrdR, yielding MFCPFCSVQETKVIDSRLVADGSQVRRRRECTVCKERFTTFEVAELVMPRIVKRDGSREPFNEDKLRAGLQRALEKRPVSTEQVEQCISRLKSSLRATGEREVSSEFLGNLIMDALKELDKIAYVRFASVYRSFEDIREFGEEIARLGD